One Carassius carassius chromosome 20, fCarCar2.1, whole genome shotgun sequence DNA segment encodes these proteins:
- the si:ch211-153l6.6 gene encoding uncharacterized protein si:ch211-153l6.6 isoform X1, translating to MNYSRRVAIWLLALSVQIIQACAYCGRLEMISVWLLFLKLLRATAGVRRSYESELNDGKTTSVNQKQKEQEYLSETVTMETSQLSEMADLTDCKMDPGFTEDQTCQFTEEVNECVVTYFSECLDTKQSNPQEDLCGQENIAITNGCDSSGESDESKDSQEGILVKVNEQDDPDSRESLAFESNEVSLVNNKPEEEMEIKNLDNAQKEDPDEPEERVEAQDNSVLEGQEGSVLEIQEESVLEAQEESVLEEQVSVLEAQEESVLEEQEQSVLEAHEETELEEREESVLEIQEESVLAKRDESVLGVRDESLLKAQEETELEEQEESVLEKQEETELEEREESVLEAHKKAVLDQQINELVISVVPSESCPDMDRDDLSDCLLVEMAIISSDSDVEEPWRSLAPSAVDKEDIEENGDLLGMDEAVNSKDQARQEDNEVIKSNAELEEVALALNINESEILEQPECPTECELQDISLESSSQYCSLTKIAEDEEELGKTSKHNLQRLSCSTSELDKKLPKDFCVVQEIKSENVSTEHLDFRVARKQWQKMEEQTKGLVHRPVMRQTFCQGGHSFMYTPVRNIDRPKRDPDIETLGLGDYQYTQFSPCSEDSGLDDTSYRSPYDEPETPVEREIREALEREENFRREREMAKMSVGDTMQVKPRPGVLHQSRSEPGDKGHIFDTPEDRSRSQRSPSAKTPTLSVTGTSGKSPSYHEMIANNVIILDPDSYPTSPQSRGKGGMLSPGTSSFQEWPSDMNKVIILETSNLIIRSASEFCLSSACQETQESTFQNNPFFKLRSHSTQSLVDQEIKLVKQREEELRRQRAQLYVKERYDTVLVSPNQLQNFTYEKPGVVPAKSKSSPSSPSKTRKMDRSALSCDHKFPEAPYPRVRRKSALAQRWEAGIFANHQQQD from the exons ATGAATTACTCCCGACGCGTCGCCATTTGGTTACTCGCGTTATCTGTACAAATTATACAGGCATGTGCGTATTGCGGTAGATTGGAGATGATATCCGTTTGGCTCCTGTTTTTAAAGCTGCTG AGAGCCACAGCTGGTGTGCGAAGGTCATATGAAAGTGAACTAAATGACGGCAAAACCACCTCTGTAAATCAGAAACAAAAAGAGCAGGAATACCTCTCTGAAACAGTCACCATGGAGACCAGCCAGCTTTCAGAAATGGCTGATCTAACAGACTGTAAAATGGATCCTGGGTTTACAGAGGACCAGACGTGCCAATTCACTGAGGAGGTGAATGAATGTGTTGTCACATATTTCTCAGAGTGCCTGGATACCAAACAGAGCAACCCACAAGAAGATCTGTGTGGGCAAGAAAACATAGCCATAACTAATGGATGTGATAGCTCAGGTGAATCTGATGAAAGCAAAGACTCTCAAGAAGGTATTCTGGTCAAGGTCAATGAACAAGATGACCCAGACAGCAGAGAGTCTTTGGCCTTTGAGTCTAATGAAGTCTCCCTTGTGAACAACAAAccagaagaagagatggaaatCAAGAATTTGGATAATGCCCAGAAGGAAGATCCTGATGAACCTGAAGAGAGGGTGGAAGCACAAGACAATTCTGTTCTGGAAGGACAAGAAGGATCTGTGCTGGAAATACAAGAAGAATCTGTGCTGGAAGCACAAGAAGAATCTGTTCTGGAAGAACAAGTATCTGTTCTGGAAGCACAAGAAGAATCTGTGCTGGAAGAACAAGAGCAATCTGTGCTGGAAGCACATGAAGAAACTGAGCTGGAAGAACGAGAAGAATCTGTGCTGGAAATACAAGAAGAATCTGTGCTAGCAAAACGAGATGAATCTGTGCTGGGAGTACGAGATGAATCTTTGCTGAAAGCACAAGAAGAAACTGAGCTGGAAGAACAAGAAGAATCTGTGCTGGAAAAACAAGAAGAAACGGAGCTGGAAGAACGAGAAGAATCTGTATTGGAAGCACACAAAAAAGCTGTGCTGGATCAGCAAATTAATGAGCTTGTGATTTCTGTAGTCCCATCTGAATCTTGTCCGGATATGGATCGAGATGACCTAAGTGACTGTCTGCTTGTGGAAATGGCCATCATTTCATCAGACAGTGATGTTGAGGAGCCGTGGAGGTCTTTAGCTCCATCAGCTGTTGATAAAGAAGATATTGAAGAGAACGGTGATCTCTTGGGTATGGATGAAGCAGTAAACTCAAAAGACCAAGCAAGGCAGGAAGACAATGAGGTGATTAAAAGCAATGCTGAACTTGAAGAAGTAGCTCTGGCTTTGAACATTAATGAAAGTGAGATTCTAGAACAACCAGAGTGTCCCACTGAATGTGAGCTGCAAGATATTTCTTTGGAGTCCTCTTCCCAGTACTGTAGTTTAACAAAGATTGCAGAAGATGAGGAAGAGCTTGGTAAAACCTCAAAGCACAACCTTCAGCGTCTGTCTTGTTCAACTTCAGAGCTTGACAAAAAGTTGCCAAAAGACTTCTGTGTGGTTCAGGAAATAAAGAGTGAGAATGTCAGCACAGAGCACCTGGATTTCAGGGTGGCTCGCAAGCAGTGGCAGAAGATGGAAGAGCAAACAAAGGGTCTGGTGCACCGGCCAGTGATGAGGCAGACATTTTGCCAGGGTGGACACAGCTTCATGTACACACCTGTCCGCAACATTGATCGCCCCAAAAGAGACCCTGACATTGAGACTCTTGGTCTGGGGGATTACCAGTACACTCAATTCAGCCCCTGTTCAGAGGACTCTGGTCTAGATGATACAAGCTACAGGTCTCCTTATGATGAGCCAGAAACTCCAGTGGAGAGAGAGATCCGCGAAGCTCTCGAGCGAGAGGAAAATTTCAGACGAGAAAGAGAAATGGCAAAGATGTCTGTTGGTGACACTATGCAAGTTAAACCCAGGCCTGGTGTTCTGCACCAAAGCAGGTCAGAGCCTGGAGATAAAGGACACATATTTGACACTCCAGAGGACAGAAGCAGATCTCAGAGGTCTCCTAGTGCAAAGACTCCAACTTTGTCTGTCACTGGTACATCTGGAAAAAGTCCCTCGTACCACGAAATGATTGCCAACAATGTCATTATACTTGATCCAGATTCGTACCCCACCAGCCCACAGAGCCGAGGAAAAGGAGGGATGCTTTCTCCAGGGACAAGCAGCTTCCAAGAATGGCCATCAGacatgaataaagtcattatccTGGAGACATCAAATCTCATCATTCGAAGTGCCTCAGAATTCTGCCTGAGCTCTGCATGTCAAGAGACACAAGAGAGCACCTTTCAGAACAACCCATTCTTCAAATTGCGCTCCCACAGCACCCAGTCTCTGGTGGATCAGGAGATCAAGCTCGTGAAGCAAAGAGAAGAGGAGCTTAGAAGGCAGAGAGCACAACTATATGTAAAGGAGAGATACGACACAGTCCTTGTGTCCCCCAACCAACTGCAGAATTTCACTTATGAGAAACCAG GAGTGGTGCCAGCAAAATCCAAGTCATCCCCCTCATCTCCATCAAAGACGCGCAAAATGGATCGCTCCGCTTTGTCCTGCGACCACAAG TTTCCTGAGGCACCTTACCCTCGAGTCAGACGGAAAAGTGCCCTGGCCCAGAGGTGGGAAGCAGGTATCTTTGCCAATCATCAGCAACAAGACTGA
- the si:ch211-153l6.6 gene encoding uncharacterized protein si:ch211-153l6.6 isoform X3 — METSQLSEMADLTDCKMDPGFTEDQTCQFTEEVNECVVTYFSECLDTKQSNPQEDLCGQENIAITNGCDSSGESDESKDSQEGILVKVNEQDDPDSRESLAFESNEVSLVNNKPEEEMEIKNLDNAQKEDPDEPEERVEAQDNSVLEGQEGSVLEIQEESVLEAQEESVLEEQVSVLEAQEESVLEEQEQSVLEAHEETELEEREESVLEIQEESVLAKRDESVLGVRDESLLKAQEETELEEQEESVLEKQEETELEEREESVLEAHKKAVLDQQINELVISVVPSESCPDMDRDDLSDCLLVEMAIISSDSDVEEPWRSLAPSAVDKEDIEENGDLLGMDEAVNSKDQARQEDNEVIKSNAELEEVALALNINESEILEQPECPTECELQDISLESSSQYCSLTKIAEDEEELGKTSKHNLQRLSCSTSELDKKLPKDFCVVQEIKSENVSTEHLDFRVARKQWQKMEEQTKGLVHRPVMRQTFCQGGHSFMYTPVRNIDRPKRDPDIETLGLGDYQYTQFSPCSEDSGLDDTSYRSPYDEPETPVEREIREALEREENFRREREMAKMSVGDTMQVKPRPGVLHQSRSEPGDKGHIFDTPEDRSRSQRSPSAKTPTLSVTGTSGKSPSYHEMIANNVIILDPDSYPTSPQSRGKGGMLSPGTSSFQEWPSDMNKVIILETSNLIIRSASEFCLSSACQETQESTFQNNPFFKLRSHSTQSLVDQEIKLVKQREEELRRQRAQLYVKERYDTVLVSPNQLQNFTYEKPGVVPAKSKSSPSSPSKTRKMDRSALSCDHKFPEAPYPRVRRKSALAQRWEAGIFANHQQQD; from the exons ATGGAGACCAGCCAGCTTTCAGAAATGGCTGATCTAACAGACTGTAAAATGGATCCTGGGTTTACAGAGGACCAGACGTGCCAATTCACTGAGGAGGTGAATGAATGTGTTGTCACATATTTCTCAGAGTGCCTGGATACCAAACAGAGCAACCCACAAGAAGATCTGTGTGGGCAAGAAAACATAGCCATAACTAATGGATGTGATAGCTCAGGTGAATCTGATGAAAGCAAAGACTCTCAAGAAGGTATTCTGGTCAAGGTCAATGAACAAGATGACCCAGACAGCAGAGAGTCTTTGGCCTTTGAGTCTAATGAAGTCTCCCTTGTGAACAACAAAccagaagaagagatggaaatCAAGAATTTGGATAATGCCCAGAAGGAAGATCCTGATGAACCTGAAGAGAGGGTGGAAGCACAAGACAATTCTGTTCTGGAAGGACAAGAAGGATCTGTGCTGGAAATACAAGAAGAATCTGTGCTGGAAGCACAAGAAGAATCTGTTCTGGAAGAACAAGTATCTGTTCTGGAAGCACAAGAAGAATCTGTGCTGGAAGAACAAGAGCAATCTGTGCTGGAAGCACATGAAGAAACTGAGCTGGAAGAACGAGAAGAATCTGTGCTGGAAATACAAGAAGAATCTGTGCTAGCAAAACGAGATGAATCTGTGCTGGGAGTACGAGATGAATCTTTGCTGAAAGCACAAGAAGAAACTGAGCTGGAAGAACAAGAAGAATCTGTGCTGGAAAAACAAGAAGAAACGGAGCTGGAAGAACGAGAAGAATCTGTATTGGAAGCACACAAAAAAGCTGTGCTGGATCAGCAAATTAATGAGCTTGTGATTTCTGTAGTCCCATCTGAATCTTGTCCGGATATGGATCGAGATGACCTAAGTGACTGTCTGCTTGTGGAAATGGCCATCATTTCATCAGACAGTGATGTTGAGGAGCCGTGGAGGTCTTTAGCTCCATCAGCTGTTGATAAAGAAGATATTGAAGAGAACGGTGATCTCTTGGGTATGGATGAAGCAGTAAACTCAAAAGACCAAGCAAGGCAGGAAGACAATGAGGTGATTAAAAGCAATGCTGAACTTGAAGAAGTAGCTCTGGCTTTGAACATTAATGAAAGTGAGATTCTAGAACAACCAGAGTGTCCCACTGAATGTGAGCTGCAAGATATTTCTTTGGAGTCCTCTTCCCAGTACTGTAGTTTAACAAAGATTGCAGAAGATGAGGAAGAGCTTGGTAAAACCTCAAAGCACAACCTTCAGCGTCTGTCTTGTTCAACTTCAGAGCTTGACAAAAAGTTGCCAAAAGACTTCTGTGTGGTTCAGGAAATAAAGAGTGAGAATGTCAGCACAGAGCACCTGGATTTCAGGGTGGCTCGCAAGCAGTGGCAGAAGATGGAAGAGCAAACAAAGGGTCTGGTGCACCGGCCAGTGATGAGGCAGACATTTTGCCAGGGTGGACACAGCTTCATGTACACACCTGTCCGCAACATTGATCGCCCCAAAAGAGACCCTGACATTGAGACTCTTGGTCTGGGGGATTACCAGTACACTCAATTCAGCCCCTGTTCAGAGGACTCTGGTCTAGATGATACAAGCTACAGGTCTCCTTATGATGAGCCAGAAACTCCAGTGGAGAGAGAGATCCGCGAAGCTCTCGAGCGAGAGGAAAATTTCAGACGAGAAAGAGAAATGGCAAAGATGTCTGTTGGTGACACTATGCAAGTTAAACCCAGGCCTGGTGTTCTGCACCAAAGCAGGTCAGAGCCTGGAGATAAAGGACACATATTTGACACTCCAGAGGACAGAAGCAGATCTCAGAGGTCTCCTAGTGCAAAGACTCCAACTTTGTCTGTCACTGGTACATCTGGAAAAAGTCCCTCGTACCACGAAATGATTGCCAACAATGTCATTATACTTGATCCAGATTCGTACCCCACCAGCCCACAGAGCCGAGGAAAAGGAGGGATGCTTTCTCCAGGGACAAGCAGCTTCCAAGAATGGCCATCAGacatgaataaagtcattatccTGGAGACATCAAATCTCATCATTCGAAGTGCCTCAGAATTCTGCCTGAGCTCTGCATGTCAAGAGACACAAGAGAGCACCTTTCAGAACAACCCATTCTTCAAATTGCGCTCCCACAGCACCCAGTCTCTGGTGGATCAGGAGATCAAGCTCGTGAAGCAAAGAGAAGAGGAGCTTAGAAGGCAGAGAGCACAACTATATGTAAAGGAGAGATACGACACAGTCCTTGTGTCCCCCAACCAACTGCAGAATTTCACTTATGAGAAACCAG GAGTGGTGCCAGCAAAATCCAAGTCATCCCCCTCATCTCCATCAAAGACGCGCAAAATGGATCGCTCCGCTTTGTCCTGCGACCACAAG TTTCCTGAGGCACCTTACCCTCGAGTCAGACGGAAAAGTGCCCTGGCCCAGAGGTGGGAAGCAGGTATCTTTGCCAATCATCAGCAACAAGACTGA
- the si:ch211-153l6.6 gene encoding uncharacterized protein si:ch211-153l6.6 isoform X2 gives MNYSRRVAIWLLALSVQIIQACAYCGRLEMISVWLLFLKLLRATAGVRRSYESELNDGKTTSVNQKQKEQEYLSETVTMETSQLSEMADLTDCKMDPGFTEDQTCQFTEEVNECVVTYFSECLDTKQSNPQEDLCGQENIAITNGCDSSGESDESKDSQEGILVKVNEQDDPDSRESLAFESNEVSLVNNKPEEEMEIKNLDNAQKEDPDEPEERVEAQDNSVLEGQEGSVLEIQEESVLEAQEESVLEEQVSVLEAQEESVLEEQEQSVLEAHEETELEEREESVLEIQEESVLAKRDESVLGVRDESLLKAQEETELEEQEESVLEKQEETELEEREESVLEAHKKAVLDQQINELVISVVPSESCPDMDRDDLSDCLLVEMAIISSDSDVEEPWRSLAPSAVDKEDIEENGDLLGMDEAVNSKDQARQEDNEVIKSNAELEEVALALNINESEILEQPECPTECELQDISLESSSQYCSLTKIAEDEEELGKTSKHNLQRLSCSTSELDKKLPKDFCVVQEIKSENVSTEHLDFRVARKQWQKMEEQTKGLVHRPVMRQTFCQGGHSFMYTPVRNIDRPKRDPDIETLGLGDYQYTQFSPCSEDSGLDDTSYRSPYDEPETPVEREIREALEREENFRREREMAKMSVGDTMQVKPRPGVLHQSRSEPGDKGHIFDTPEDRSRSQRSPSAKTPTLSVTGTSGKSPSYHEMIANNVIILDPDSYPTSPQSRGKGGMLSPGTSSFQEWPSDMNKVIILETSNLIIRSASEFCLSSACQETQESTFQNNPFFKLRSHSTQSLVDQEIKLVKQREEELRRQRAQLYVKERYDTVLVSPNQLQNFTYEKPGVVPAKSKSSPSSPSKTRKMDRSALSCDHKFYR, from the exons ATGAATTACTCCCGACGCGTCGCCATTTGGTTACTCGCGTTATCTGTACAAATTATACAGGCATGTGCGTATTGCGGTAGATTGGAGATGATATCCGTTTGGCTCCTGTTTTTAAAGCTGCTG AGAGCCACAGCTGGTGTGCGAAGGTCATATGAAAGTGAACTAAATGACGGCAAAACCACCTCTGTAAATCAGAAACAAAAAGAGCAGGAATACCTCTCTGAAACAGTCACCATGGAGACCAGCCAGCTTTCAGAAATGGCTGATCTAACAGACTGTAAAATGGATCCTGGGTTTACAGAGGACCAGACGTGCCAATTCACTGAGGAGGTGAATGAATGTGTTGTCACATATTTCTCAGAGTGCCTGGATACCAAACAGAGCAACCCACAAGAAGATCTGTGTGGGCAAGAAAACATAGCCATAACTAATGGATGTGATAGCTCAGGTGAATCTGATGAAAGCAAAGACTCTCAAGAAGGTATTCTGGTCAAGGTCAATGAACAAGATGACCCAGACAGCAGAGAGTCTTTGGCCTTTGAGTCTAATGAAGTCTCCCTTGTGAACAACAAAccagaagaagagatggaaatCAAGAATTTGGATAATGCCCAGAAGGAAGATCCTGATGAACCTGAAGAGAGGGTGGAAGCACAAGACAATTCTGTTCTGGAAGGACAAGAAGGATCTGTGCTGGAAATACAAGAAGAATCTGTGCTGGAAGCACAAGAAGAATCTGTTCTGGAAGAACAAGTATCTGTTCTGGAAGCACAAGAAGAATCTGTGCTGGAAGAACAAGAGCAATCTGTGCTGGAAGCACATGAAGAAACTGAGCTGGAAGAACGAGAAGAATCTGTGCTGGAAATACAAGAAGAATCTGTGCTAGCAAAACGAGATGAATCTGTGCTGGGAGTACGAGATGAATCTTTGCTGAAAGCACAAGAAGAAACTGAGCTGGAAGAACAAGAAGAATCTGTGCTGGAAAAACAAGAAGAAACGGAGCTGGAAGAACGAGAAGAATCTGTATTGGAAGCACACAAAAAAGCTGTGCTGGATCAGCAAATTAATGAGCTTGTGATTTCTGTAGTCCCATCTGAATCTTGTCCGGATATGGATCGAGATGACCTAAGTGACTGTCTGCTTGTGGAAATGGCCATCATTTCATCAGACAGTGATGTTGAGGAGCCGTGGAGGTCTTTAGCTCCATCAGCTGTTGATAAAGAAGATATTGAAGAGAACGGTGATCTCTTGGGTATGGATGAAGCAGTAAACTCAAAAGACCAAGCAAGGCAGGAAGACAATGAGGTGATTAAAAGCAATGCTGAACTTGAAGAAGTAGCTCTGGCTTTGAACATTAATGAAAGTGAGATTCTAGAACAACCAGAGTGTCCCACTGAATGTGAGCTGCAAGATATTTCTTTGGAGTCCTCTTCCCAGTACTGTAGTTTAACAAAGATTGCAGAAGATGAGGAAGAGCTTGGTAAAACCTCAAAGCACAACCTTCAGCGTCTGTCTTGTTCAACTTCAGAGCTTGACAAAAAGTTGCCAAAAGACTTCTGTGTGGTTCAGGAAATAAAGAGTGAGAATGTCAGCACAGAGCACCTGGATTTCAGGGTGGCTCGCAAGCAGTGGCAGAAGATGGAAGAGCAAACAAAGGGTCTGGTGCACCGGCCAGTGATGAGGCAGACATTTTGCCAGGGTGGACACAGCTTCATGTACACACCTGTCCGCAACATTGATCGCCCCAAAAGAGACCCTGACATTGAGACTCTTGGTCTGGGGGATTACCAGTACACTCAATTCAGCCCCTGTTCAGAGGACTCTGGTCTAGATGATACAAGCTACAGGTCTCCTTATGATGAGCCAGAAACTCCAGTGGAGAGAGAGATCCGCGAAGCTCTCGAGCGAGAGGAAAATTTCAGACGAGAAAGAGAAATGGCAAAGATGTCTGTTGGTGACACTATGCAAGTTAAACCCAGGCCTGGTGTTCTGCACCAAAGCAGGTCAGAGCCTGGAGATAAAGGACACATATTTGACACTCCAGAGGACAGAAGCAGATCTCAGAGGTCTCCTAGTGCAAAGACTCCAACTTTGTCTGTCACTGGTACATCTGGAAAAAGTCCCTCGTACCACGAAATGATTGCCAACAATGTCATTATACTTGATCCAGATTCGTACCCCACCAGCCCACAGAGCCGAGGAAAAGGAGGGATGCTTTCTCCAGGGACAAGCAGCTTCCAAGAATGGCCATCAGacatgaataaagtcattatccTGGAGACATCAAATCTCATCATTCGAAGTGCCTCAGAATTCTGCCTGAGCTCTGCATGTCAAGAGACACAAGAGAGCACCTTTCAGAACAACCCATTCTTCAAATTGCGCTCCCACAGCACCCAGTCTCTGGTGGATCAGGAGATCAAGCTCGTGAAGCAAAGAGAAGAGGAGCTTAGAAGGCAGAGAGCACAACTATATGTAAAGGAGAGATACGACACAGTCCTTGTGTCCCCCAACCAACTGCAGAATTTCACTTATGAGAAACCAG GAGTGGTGCCAGCAAAATCCAAGTCATCCCCCTCATCTCCATCAAAGACGCGCAAAATGGATCGCTCCGCTTTGTCCTGCGACCACAAG TTTTACAGGTGA
- the palmda gene encoding palmdelphin isoform X2 produces the protein MEEAELLKERLQAITNKKKIQEEIAHKRLEIDREKLKLQHVKKRSMRDLWLMDGMNSSNAQETQKALEDAQQTKHLKSTIHRIEKEIEALEREEINISTNEGLILKRLKVIERSPEDIIKAVHADFTTEPIYIQSTIPNMRKPSTPLINQRKKQDLETEAKTDQPKPALFAMEINVQKDLRTGESQVLSTSTISPQELQQKGIKVYDDGRKSVYALRTDGHQPGANGVDELSPVEVEELLRQASERKKRSNQVQDSYNLSHEASKFQESHKSNGYQDPYSVDLSAWPELVYSNGVCYPENVGHGLPLLPMPNYNDRPDERYHNRGERHTHGQYYKQRENHQGMRLLDCDIRNHSPCSAYSEDSKLSVLNAMPSDEPVTMIFMGYKNAEDDSQSCEASVRAELVIIGDGEDEASKSLIPHQNSNAFISSAGRKGKRDGTDDPSTTALQIQMEKLGQSA, from the exons ATGGAAGAAGCAGAGCTCTTAAAGGAGCGCCTTCAAGCTATTACG aataagaaaaaaatccaAGAAGAAATTGCCCACAAACGGCTTGAGATTGACAGAGAGAAACTAAAGCTTCAACATGTCAAG AAAAGATCCATGAGAGATCTGTGGCTCATGGATGGGATGAATAGCAGTAATGCACAGGAAACACAAAAAGCTCTTGAAGATGCACAGCAAACTAAGCATCTCAAGAGCACCATACATCG GATAGAGAAAGAGATTGAAGCGTTGGAGAGAGAGGAAATTAACATCTCAACAAATGAGGGGCTGATTTTAAAGAGGCTCAAAGTCATTGAAAGGTCTCCAGAGGACATCATTAAG GCAGTGCATGCAGATTTCACAACAG AGCCAATCTATATTCAGtcaacaattccaaacatgcgaAAGCCCAGCACACCCCTAATAAATCAGAGGAAGAAACAAGACCTGGAAACTGAAGCAAAAACCGACCAACCCAAACCTG CTTTGTTCGCCATGGAAATTAACGTTCAGAAGGATTTGCGCACAGGTGAAAGCCAAGTCCTCTCCACCTCCACCATTTCTCCCCAAGAGCTCCAGCAGAAAGGCATCAAAGTATATGATGATGGCCGTAAGTCCGTCTACGCCCTGCGTACGGATGGCCACCAGCCTGGTGCGAACGGAGTGGATGAACTCAGTCCTGTTGAGGTCGAGGAGCTGCTGAGACAGGCGTCTGAGAGAAAAAAGAGGTCCAATCAGGTTCAGGATTCCTACAACCTCTCCCATGAGGCCAGTAAATTCCAAGAGAGCCACAAATCCAACGGATACCAAGATCCATATAGCGTTGACTTATCGGCATGGCCTGAGCTTGTGTACAGTAATGGTGTGTGCTATCCAGAGAATGTGGGTCATGGACTTCCTCTCCTGCCTATGCCTAACTACAATGATAGACCAGATGAACGCTATCACAACAGAGGGGAAAGACACACACATGGACAGTATTACAAGCAAAGAGAGAACCACCAGGGAATGCGACTTTTGGATTGTGACATCAGAAACCACAGTCCATGTTCGGCCTACTCTGAGGACTCCAAACTCAGCGTGCTGAATGCCATGCCATCGGACGAGCCTGTCACCATGATCTTCATGGGATACAAGAATGCCGAAGATGACAGCCAAAGCTGTGAGGCCTCAGTTCGGGCAGAACTGGTGATCATTGGAGACGGTGAAGATGAAGCAAGCAAGAGCTTGATCCCCCATCAAAACTCCAATGCCTTTATCTCCTCTGCTGGACGAAAGGGCAAAAGAGACGGCACGGATGACCCGTCCACTACAG CATTACAGATACAGATGGAGAAACTGGGCCAATCTGCATAA
- the palmda gene encoding palmdelphin isoform X1 yields the protein MEEAELLKERLQAITNKKKIQEEIAHKRLEIDREKLKLQHVKKRSMRDLWLMDGMNSSNAQETQKALEDAQQTKHLKSTIHRIEKEIEALEREEINISTNEGLILKRLKVIERSPEDIIKAVHADFTTEPIYIQSTIPNMRKPSTPLINQRKKQDLETEAKTDQPKPALFAMEINVQKDLRTGESQVLSTSTISPQELQQKGIKVYDDGRKSVYALRTDGHQPGANGVDELSPVEVEELLRQASERKKRSNQVQDSYNLSHEASKFQESHKSNGYQDPYSVDLSAWPELVYSNGVCYPENVGHGLPLLPMPNYNDRPDERYHNRGERHTHGQYYKQRENHQGMRLLDCDIRNHSPCSAYSEDSKLSVLNAMPSDEPVTMIFMGYKNAEDDSQSCEASVRAELVIIGDGEDEASKSLIPHQNSNAFISSAGRKGKRDGTDDPSTTGTPKIKKVKRRHKPCCVLM from the exons ATGGAAGAAGCAGAGCTCTTAAAGGAGCGCCTTCAAGCTATTACG aataagaaaaaaatccaAGAAGAAATTGCCCACAAACGGCTTGAGATTGACAGAGAGAAACTAAAGCTTCAACATGTCAAG AAAAGATCCATGAGAGATCTGTGGCTCATGGATGGGATGAATAGCAGTAATGCACAGGAAACACAAAAAGCTCTTGAAGATGCACAGCAAACTAAGCATCTCAAGAGCACCATACATCG GATAGAGAAAGAGATTGAAGCGTTGGAGAGAGAGGAAATTAACATCTCAACAAATGAGGGGCTGATTTTAAAGAGGCTCAAAGTCATTGAAAGGTCTCCAGAGGACATCATTAAG GCAGTGCATGCAGATTTCACAACAG AGCCAATCTATATTCAGtcaacaattccaaacatgcgaAAGCCCAGCACACCCCTAATAAATCAGAGGAAGAAACAAGACCTGGAAACTGAAGCAAAAACCGACCAACCCAAACCTG CTTTGTTCGCCATGGAAATTAACGTTCAGAAGGATTTGCGCACAGGTGAAAGCCAAGTCCTCTCCACCTCCACCATTTCTCCCCAAGAGCTCCAGCAGAAAGGCATCAAAGTATATGATGATGGCCGTAAGTCCGTCTACGCCCTGCGTACGGATGGCCACCAGCCTGGTGCGAACGGAGTGGATGAACTCAGTCCTGTTGAGGTCGAGGAGCTGCTGAGACAGGCGTCTGAGAGAAAAAAGAGGTCCAATCAGGTTCAGGATTCCTACAACCTCTCCCATGAGGCCAGTAAATTCCAAGAGAGCCACAAATCCAACGGATACCAAGATCCATATAGCGTTGACTTATCGGCATGGCCTGAGCTTGTGTACAGTAATGGTGTGTGCTATCCAGAGAATGTGGGTCATGGACTTCCTCTCCTGCCTATGCCTAACTACAATGATAGACCAGATGAACGCTATCACAACAGAGGGGAAAGACACACACATGGACAGTATTACAAGCAAAGAGAGAACCACCAGGGAATGCGACTTTTGGATTGTGACATCAGAAACCACAGTCCATGTTCGGCCTACTCTGAGGACTCCAAACTCAGCGTGCTGAATGCCATGCCATCGGACGAGCCTGTCACCATGATCTTCATGGGATACAAGAATGCCGAAGATGACAGCCAAAGCTGTGAGGCCTCAGTTCGGGCAGAACTGGTGATCATTGGAGACGGTGAAGATGAAGCAAGCAAGAGCTTGATCCCCCATCAAAACTCCAATGCCTTTATCTCCTCTGCTGGACGAAAGGGCAAAAGAGACGGCACGGATGACCCGTCCACTACAGGTACCCCAAAGATTAAAAAGGTCAAAAGGAGACACAAGCCCTGCTGTGTGTTGATGTAA